Part of the Tolypothrix sp. PCC 7910 genome, AACTCAGAAGCTATCTCCTTCACCTCTAAAGTTTGCTTGCTTTTGGCACTCAACATTACCAAAGCTAAATCCTGCTGTTTGTGTAAACTGCGAATTTTACTCGTGAGTTCGAGGGTGTTAATGTTAGGGCTATCAATATCTAATATCGCTATGTCAAAAGGATCTTGCCGCAGTAAATCTAGTGCAGCATCACTCGATTCTACAGCTTGGACATCGACTCCTAAAGTCTGAAGTTGCCAAGTTAAGCATTTCTTTAAATTATTATTATTGGCTACTAATATTAATTGCTTGCCTACCAGTTCTGGATACAAGAAAGTGCTTTCGACAGTAGAAGGATCGACTTGTAATTTGGCTGTGAAATAGAAAGTAGAACCTCTACCTGCTTCACTTTCTACCCACATTCTGCCGCCCATAATTTCGCTCAGACGCTTGCTAATAGCTAATCCCAAGCCAGTACCGCCATAACGTCGAGCCATAGAAGCATCAACCTGGCTAAAAGGTTTGAATAGCCGATGTAAGCGATCGCCTGGGATACCAATACCTGTATCAGTGACGGCAAATTGAAATTCGTAATACACATGATCGGGATTTTTGCCTATCCGTTTCGGTATCTGTCTTTGCACGGCGATGGAGACAACTATTTCACCATTATTGGTGAATTTGACGGCATTGCTAACTAAATTCCAAAGAATTTGCCGCAGACGCGTAATATCACCAATAATTAAAGTTGGCGTATGCCATGCCAGTTGATACATCAATTCAATACCTTTGGCAGCAGCCTGAGGCGCTAGTAAATCTAAAGCTTCTTCCACACAGACTTGCAAGTCAAAGGGCTGTTCTTCTAACTCTAAATTGTTAGACTCAATTTTAGAGAAGTCAAGAATATCATTAATAATTGTCATTAACGCATCGCCACTATTGCGGATAGTTTCCACATAGTCGCGTTGCTCTGGTTTAAGGGGAGTATCTAACAACAATCCCGTCATTCCAATCACCGCATTCATTGGAGTACGAATTTCATGGCTCATGGTGGCGAGGAAATTACTCTTCGCCATATTCGCTGTTTCTGCAGCTTGCTTAGCAATAGTTAACTCTTCATTCTGCTGTGCTAACAAATTGGCTTGATGAATTTCTTGATCAAGCAATTGTGCTTGAGTGAGAGCAATACCCATTTGATCTGCAAGGTGGGTGAGCAAATCTAACTCTAATTCCGTCCATTCTCTGGGGCGATCGCACTGATGAATGATTAATAATCCCCATAAATCTTCTCTAAGCAGAATTGGCACAACTAGATTCGCCTTGACTGGACAATCCTTTACGCAGCAGGGTTTAACTTCCGTCTGTGCCAAATCGGAAATGATCGTTATTTGCCCTTGACGATAAAATTCTAAGTATTTCTGCTGCAGACAAGTATCGCAAATATCGTTGTCTAAAATAGCTGCCCACTCGGGTACTACAGCTTCTTGAACAACTTTGCCAGAACCATCAGGCTTAATTTGGAATATCAGGACGCGATCGGCCTGTAAAATTCGTTGTACTTCTGTTACCGTTGTCTGGAGAATTTTTTCCCATTGCAAGGACTGACGGATTTCTTCTGTAATTTGCTTGAGCAGCAGTACACGTTGATATTGCTGCTGTAGTGCGGCTTCTGCGTTTTTGCGTTCGGTAATATCGAGATGTGTTCCTACCATTCTCAAAGGTTTTCCTTGAGAATTACGGCTTACCAATTTACCCCGATCTAGAATCCACTTCCATGCTCCAGATTTCGTTAAAAAGCGGATTTCTGACTCATAAACAGGGGTTCTACCCTTGAAGTGGGCTATGAGTCGTTGGCGCATTATCGGTAGATCATCTGGATGAATCAACCTATTTTTGACTTTAATAGTATTTTCGATTTCTTCTGGCTCATAGCCGAGCATTGTCGCCCAGCGTGGGCTACGATACACTTCTCCAGTTACTAAATTCCAATCCCAAAGCCCTTCGTCTACCGAATCCAGAGCCAATTTTAAACGTTCTTCACTCAGTCGGAGAGCATTTTCCGATTGTTTGCGTAAAGTGATATCGCTGTATTTCCACAAATGACCATAAAATTTTTGATCGACAACAATCGGAATGTACTCTTGTTCAAAAGTCCTTCCATCCAAAAGTTGCCATTCTTGATTGAGAACTATTTCACCCTGGCTGACGATCTCATCTAAGCGTTGGGCAAATTTTTCTGGTTCTGTAAATAGTTGTTTGGCTGTTTGTGCTACTTGGCGACAGTCGATTCCTACTAAAGCTTCTGGGGATTGGGGAATACCAAATTGATGACACAATTCCCGATTTGCTAGTACAACCTGTCGGTTATCGTCTTCTAATAGCACACCCAGCTGTAAACTATCAATTAGCGTTCGCAATCGAGATGCTGTAGCTCTTAATTCAGCGCGCTGAGATGTGAGTCTTGTAGTGAGTTTTTGGGCATCTGTCAGGGCTGAATTCTTGGCTTGTAAAAGAAATAAATAATCAGAAACAGAATCGTATAGAGGAAAATCGTTAAGGGTGAGATCGAGCTTTTTGATATTAGCAATATCAGTAATCCAAGGAGAACCTAAAAAGAGCAGATGATTTGATTTCTCGAGATATACCATCTGCCCCTTGAGCTGCATTTCTCTGTGATGAGATTGCAACAAAAATAGCGATCGCGTTTGCTGACAAATGGCTGTAAAGTTACTTGGACATTTGGGGCGATTAATTTGAAAATGTTCTTCTAGGGAACTATCTAAAATTGCGATCGGTTCTAAAATGCGCTGCAGCACCTTACCCACCTGGACAATCTTCATATGTTGATCGATTACCAGATGAAAGGGAAATAATGCGGCAATTTGTTCAGGAGGAAGACTAAATTGTTCTAACTCAGTAGCCCGATCATTTGTCATAGGTGTGAGAATTGTCGTATTCAACAGAGAAGATATCGTGGTTAGCTCCTTGTTCCTTAAAACTGGTTTGGGTAACATCTACCTTGGTACCAAAGCGTTTTCCTAAACCGTGGAGTAACCCAATTACCATAGGAGCCAACCCCATCCTTGTAGATTGGTAATGCAGCTCAACAGACTTATCTGTGGCTTGTTCGCAGTCAAAAGATGGTGGACGCAGTTGAGAGAAACTCAAGCCTACCCGGGCATGGAGATTGTCGAGGTTTTCCATAAACTGAGGTAAGGAATCACCAGCACTGTCTAATAAGTCACCATAGCCTTCTTCTGCTGTGTATGTTACCCAGTATTCTCCAAAAGCCATCAGCAGTTCTTCTGGTGGTGTTTTCAACACCTCACTTGCAGCTGCGACTAAACGATAGGTAACATCATCAGAGTAACAATCCATACCTATAAAAAAGTCTATGTCTTCCAGGTCAGCTTTCTCCTTGATGGTTTCCCAGGTATCTTCACCGTGGTATTTGCAAATCATGTCTTGAACTGCTTTGTTAACTAGACCATACATCGGCTTAACTCCTGGATACAAAAAATACTTTAATTTGGATGCCATAAATCGTCAGAATAGCAGACAGACTATTGGTTTTTTGACGATAAGTTGGGAATAAAAAATTAACATAACCACTGTTTTATAAGCTTTTCAGCTTTGTTGATAGACATTGCTGCTCATGGTTTTACTTCAACATTTTCAGTGTATATACTTAAAAATATTTGACTGGCATTGATATGTTATTTTATACAAAAAACTTGCGATCGCCTACTTCTTTCACGTAGAAGTGTACCTAACCTTTCCCTTTCACCTAACAACACTTGACTTAATTTGCTTTCAGCACGCTTATCTGAAAAGGAAGCAGGGAACTATAGAGAATCGAAAAATCAAATCTGATCATGAAAAAAATATAGGAATAATGGTGCCGTACTCTCAGCGTTCACGCACCATACATCTATTTAAAAAATTTGATATGAGTTTTGAAATTCCTTTTTGAAGCTTTTAACAGAAAACTGCAACCAATTAGATTTATTAATTTTTCCCTGTTCCCTGTTCCCTTCTCAGGCAATAATTTCATTAAGCTAATCAAATAACGACATATTAATAAATAATATTTATTTAATTTATTTAGCTCTCAATGTGTGCAATTGCATCAAACAATACAGATAATCATTTAATATCAATCTACTAAGATCATGTAGCGTATTTATCAGTATATTTTAAAGATATAAATTAAGAATTAAATTGTGTATATTTTGATTAAAATTAGCTTGTGATTTCTAGAATTGACGCAGTAAAGTACTTTAAAGTTGAAGCAAATTACCTGATGAGATAAATTGCAGCTACACTGACCATCTCTAGGACAAAATACTTGCAACTATGTGTACACCAATCATTGCAACCGTGTTGAGATGACCCTAAGCATTACAGATTCAACAGTTAAGGCCGCGATCGCAGCTATTGCATCGGAGTCAGCAACGACACAAGAGAAAATCGAAATGTTGATTGAGTTGGCACAGGGTTTACAGAAAAAACCCAAAACTGCTCAAGATTTATGGAGTACAGTGGATCTGTATAAACGAGCTTGTGAAATGTGTGGGGAAGATTATCCTCTACTAAAAGCTAGGGCTAAGGTGGGTATAGCTAGTGCGTTGAGATCCATTCCTGATGAGGGGACGGAATTACTACTACAAGCAAAAGTAGCTTATACAGAAGCACTCCCAATTTTGCAACAATTAGCTTCTAAAGAAGAAATAGCGGAAGCACAGATGAATTTGGGGCTAGTGTTGCAATCTCTCGTACCTTTTAATTTAGCCCAAATTGCCGATAGCATCAAAGCTTATCAAGACGCATTGCGGGTATTTACTCCCCAGAATTACCCAGAAGAATACGCAATTTTACACAATAATATTGCAATTGCTTACCTTTCAATTTCGACGGGAATGGAACAAAAGCAATTGTGTGAAGGTTTAGCTGTACAGACATTTGAAGCAGCACTGAAGCAGATAAACCTGATTGAAAATCCCCGAGAATATGCGATGTTGCAAAATAACTTAGGTAATGCTTTGCAATATCTCCAGAGTACCCATCCTATAGAGAATAATTTACGAGCGATCGCGGCTTACGATGAAGCATTAAAAGTGCGTAACTCTCATGATACACCGTTGGAATACGCTAACACAATTTCTAACAAAGCTAATGCCCTGTTTAATCTACCAGATGACCCAGAAAAACCAGAAAAGGGGAATCCTCAAAATCTCTTAAAAGCACGTGGTTACTATCAAGAAGCTTGGGAAATATTCACGGAGTATCAACAATTAGAACAAGCACAAGTTGTAGCTCAAGCCCTTCAAGAACTTGAAATCGAACTGAAAATGCAACAGGAGAAACTTTAGAATAATTGTAAATATTCACTCCTGCAATATTTAATGTTCGCCTCAGGCTTTCTTAGTGATTAATTGTTTATCTACCCTAACGCTTAAGCAAGCTTAAGGGTAGAATTTTCTATGCTTACAAACAAAAATGCAATATTATACATTAGAGCAAAGTTGCTAGTGCTGATACAGCAGGACTAAATTATTGATGAGAAAATACAAATGACAAAATGATTTGTAATTGTTGACGCTGTTATACTAATTCAAATAATGTTTGCGACACATCAATATATTCTAGAGGGCAAGGCAATGCCTTGCCCCTACAATCTGTCACATTCTTTTTTCAAATTGGTATTACAAATGTAATTACGAATTACGAATTACGAATTATTAATTACGTAGCTTGCTTCTCTCCAGAGGTGGGTATTACGAGTTAGCATTTTGTCAACAACTATCAGCATCCATCTGCGGTTAATGTACAACTCGATTAATATTACTCCTAACTCTTCATTACCGACAGAAGCCACAGGAATTACACCAAAATTACCTTTATCACCCGCAGGTGCAGAAGTGATTTTAGGTGCAACTCTAGAACCAGAAAAATTTGTGATGCCTTTAGCACCGAGTCCCATGACAATGTTTGGCCCTCGTGGTGCTTGTTTAATCTCAGAAACCGGGGCATTGTGGGTATCTGATACAGGACATCATCGATTATTAGGATGGCGAAATTTACCGACTACAGATAATCAAAGTGCTGATTGGGTAATTGGACAACCAGACTTTTACCATGAAGGACAAAATGCTAAAGGAATACCAGGAAGGGCAACTGTTAGCGTCCCAACGGGGATTTGTCGCTGCGGTTCTGGATTAGCTGTTGCTGATGCTTGGAATCACCGAGTATTAATTTGGAAAAATTTGCCAGAAGATAGCAATGTTCCAGCAGATTTAGTGTTAGGACAAGCTAATTTTACTGACAATGAACCTAATCGAGGTAGTCAATTACCAGATGCAAATACTATGCACTGGCCCTATGGGGTTTTATATCATCAAGGTAAGCTATTTGTAGCTGATACTGGTAATCGCCGGCTGCTAATTTGGCAACAATTACCTACAGAAAATGGTCAACCAGCCGATTTAGTGTTGGGGCAACCAAATATGATATCTCGTAATGAAAATTGTGGTGCTTCTCCCACTGCTGTGAGTATGCGCTGGTGTCACGATATTACCTTTTGGGGAGACAATTTAGTTGTTAGCGATGCGGGTAATAATCGTGTGATGATTTGGCAAGGAATGCCCACAGAAAATAATACTCCTTGTGCCGTAGTGTTGGGACAAAAAGACTTTAATAATGTCGAAATAAATCAGGGAGTGTATTTTCCTAGCGCCAGTAGTTTAAGTATGCCTTATGGAGTGGATGCGGCTGGTGATTGGTTAGTAGTTGCGGATACCGCTAACTCTCGCTTGCTAGGATGGAAAAAGCCAGAATCAATCCTATCACTTCAAGGTGCGGTGGCAGATGCCTTGGCAGGGCAAGCCAATTTTAAAAATAAAGGTGAAAATCGAGATTTTGGATTACCGACAAGAGAAAGTTTAAATTGGTGTTACGGTATCAAAATTTGTGGTCAAACTGCGGTAATAGCTGATTCTGGAAATAACCGAATTTTGCTGTGGCGGTTTAATTATGGCGACTGAAGAAATTAGAGTTCGTGGTACTGTTCAGGGTGTAGGTTTTCGCCCTACCGTTTATCGTATTGCTAAAGCTTGCGGTTTACGGGGTGATGTTTGTAATGATGGACAAGGTGTGTTAATTCGCCTATCTGGTAGCGAAGCAGCCTTGGCAGAATTTATCGTCAAATTACAGCAAGAATGTCCACCATTAGCGAGAATTGAAGAAATCATCAGAACACCGATTACAGAAGAATTGAATTTTGATGATTTTGCGATCGCCCATAGTGTTACTAATAAAATTAAAACAGCCATCTCCCCTGACGCTGGGATTTGTCCCCAATGTCAACAAGAAATTTTTGACCCTTTTAGCCGTTATTTTCGCTATCCCTTCACCAACTGTACCCATTGCGGCCCCAGATTGAGTATTATTCGCGCCATTCCCTATGACAGATGCAACACCAGTATGTCTGCATTTGCCATGTGTCCCCAATGCGAACAGGAATACCACGACATCGAAAATCGCCGCTTTCACGCCCAACCTGTAGCTTGCCATATCTGCGGCCCTACTGCTTGGTTAGAACGTGCAGATGGTAAATCAGTTACCGCTTCCATGTTCTCTATGTTAGATGATGTGGATGCCGTTTGTACTCTGTTGCAAAAAGGCGAGATTGTCGCCATTAAAGGCTTAAGCGGGATTCATTTAGCTTGCGATGCTACTCAAGAAGCCACAGTCCAAAAATTGCGTCAGCGTAAAAACCGCTATCATAAACCCTTTGCTTTAATGGCTAGGGATATCGACATCATTGCCCAATATTGCACCATCAGCCCGCAAGAACAACAGTTATTAAGGAGTCCTGCTGCGCCGATTGTTTTGTTGCGGAGGAAGGGACTGGGGATTGGGGAATGGGGAATGGGGAATGGGGAAGAGAAATTAAATCAGCAACCTTCAATTCAAAATCCAAAATTCAAAATCCAAAATTCCGAAGAGGAACTAACTCAGCAATCTTCAATCCAAAATCCAAAATCCAAAATCCAAAATTCCATTGCGCCTTCGGTAGCACCAGGGCAAAATCGCCTGGGGTTTATGTTACCTTATACGCCGTTACATCACCTGATTTTGAAGCGGATGAATCGTCCGATTGTTTTAACAAGTGGCAATTTATCGGATGAACCACAATGTATTGATAATGGCGAAGCAAAAGAGAAATTAAGCAAAATCGCTGATTATTTTCTGTTGCATAATCGAGAAATTGTCAATCGAGTTGATGATTCGGTAGTGAGGGTTGTAGGCGAAAAATTGCAAATCATTCGTCGCGCTAGAGGCTATGCGCCAGCACCGATTAATTTACCCCCAGGATTTGAGAATATTCCGCAGATTTTAGCAATGGGTAGCGAGTTAAAAAATACCTTTTGTTTACTGCGAGAAGGGCAAGCAATTCTCTCGCAACATTTAGGAGATTTAGAAAATGCTGCGGCTTTTGATGCCTATCAAGATACATTAAATTTGTACTTAAATTTATTTGAGCATCAACCAGAAGTAATTGCAATTGATAAACACCCAGAATATCTCTCAACCAAACTAGGAAAAGAATTAGCAGCAGCTAACCATTTGCCAATTTATCCAATCCAGCATCATCACGCGCATATCGCTGCTTGTATGGCAGAAAATGGCCTTCCTCTCGATGCTTCTCCAGTTTTAGGCATTGCCTTAGATGGCTTGGGTTATGGCGAAGATGGTACACTTTGGGGCGGAGAATTTCTGTTAGCAGATTACCGCAAATTTCAGCGATTAGCAGCATTTAAACCTATAGCAATGATTGGTGGCGCACAAGCTATATATCAGCCTTGGCGTAATACTTATGCCCATCTGATAGCCGCCGATAGTTGGGAAAATCTCACAAAAAACTATGGCGATTTAGAAATCTTAAAATTTTTGGAAGAAAAGCCCCTCAAGGTACTAAATCAGTTAATAGAAAAAGGCATTAATTCGCCTCAAGCTTCTTCAGCAGGTAGATTGTTTGATGCTGTAGCAGCGGCGATTGGGATTTGTCGGGAAGAATGTAGCTATGAAGGACAAGCTGCGATCGCAATGGAAGCATTAATTGATGAGCATAGTTTAAATCATCCTAAAGAAAATCCAAATTATCCGTTTAATTTTAGCTTTTTCGATAATATTTACTGTATAGACCCTAGCCCTATGTGGTCATCCTTGCTCACAGACTTGCAAAATCAGATATCCCAGGGGATGATAGCGACAAAATTTCATCAGAGTCTAGCCAAAGCAATTGCCCAAATGGTTAAATATCTGACTCAAGAACATGTTATTAATCAGGTCGTCTTAACAGGAGGCGTATTTCAAAACTGTATTTTATTAGAGCAAGTTACTAGGGATTTACAAACATCGGGAATCAAAGTCCTAACTCACAGCTTAGTTCCAGCTAACGATGGCGGTATATCGTTAGGTCAAGCTGTAATTGCATCTGCACAATTAAGCGCTTAATCATCCTTAATAAACTGACACATTGCGGAAGTTTCTCTTATATTATCTCTGTCGTTATTCTTCTAAAGATTGTAATTCGTTATTAGTCATTTGCCCTAAATCCATCCAAATGATTAATGACAAATGATAATCTGCCCAACTGATTGACAAATTAAATGCATAACACTGACAAAGGAAAATAAAAATGTGTTTAGGAATCCCCGGTCAAATTGTTGAAATCTCCGACGTTAATCATAAGCTAGCAATTGTCAATGTTGGTGGTGTGAAGCGACAAGTAAATATTTCTTGCATTGTCGATGAACAACATCCCCCAGAAGCTTGTATTGGCGATTGGGTACTAGTTCATGTAGGCTTTGCGATGAATCGCATTAACGAAGCAGAAGCCGCAGAAACATTACAACTATTGCAAGAACTAGCCGCAGCACAAGCAGAAGTTAGTGCGTAATTCTTGCTCAAAAATCATATTCAAATTAATCCAAAATCCCCATTTCCAATCTTCAGATGAAATACGTTGATGAATTCCGCGAACCAGCCAAAGCCGAAGGCTTATACCGCGAAATTGCCAAATTAAGCCAGCAGTTAGATAAACCGATCAAAATCATGGAAATCTGTGGCGGGCATACCCATTCTATATTTAAGTATGGGATAGAAGACATCTTGCCTGATACCATCGAATTAATTCATGGCCCTGGTTGTCCAGTATGCGTCATGCCTAGAGGTAGATTAGATGATGCGATCGCAATCTCTCAAAATTCCCACGTCATCTTCACCACCTTTGGCGATGCTATGCGAGTCCCCGGTTCCACAACCAGCTTGCTGCAAGCCAAAGCCACAGGCGCAGATATTCGCATGGTGTACTCACCTCTAGATAGCTTAAAAATTGCCAAAGAAAACCCCAACAAAGAAGTCGTATTTTTCGGCT contains:
- a CDS encoding response regulator, whose protein sequence is MTNDRATELEQFSLPPEQIAALFPFHLVIDQHMKIVQVGKVLQRILEPIAILDSSLEEHFQINRPKCPSNFTAICQQTRSLFLLQSHHREMQLKGQMVYLEKSNHLLFLGSPWITDIANIKKLDLTLNDFPLYDSVSDYLFLLQAKNSALTDAQKLTTRLTSQRAELRATASRLRTLIDSLQLGVLLEDDNRQVVLANRELCHQFGIPQSPEALVGIDCRQVAQTAKQLFTEPEKFAQRLDEIVSQGEIVLNQEWQLLDGRTFEQEYIPIVVDQKFYGHLWKYSDITLRKQSENALRLSEERLKLALDSVDEGLWDWNLVTGEVYRSPRWATMLGYEPEEIENTIKVKNRLIHPDDLPIMRQRLIAHFKGRTPVYESEIRFLTKSGAWKWILDRGKLVSRNSQGKPLRMVGTHLDITERKNAEAALQQQYQRVLLLKQITEEIRQSLQWEKILQTTVTEVQRILQADRVLIFQIKPDGSGKVVQEAVVPEWAAILDNDICDTCLQQKYLEFYRQGQITIISDLAQTEVKPCCVKDCPVKANLVVPILLREDLWGLLIIHQCDRPREWTELELDLLTHLADQMGIALTQAQLLDQEIHQANLLAQQNEELTIAKQAAETANMAKSNFLATMSHEIRTPMNAVIGMTGLLLDTPLKPEQRDYVETIRNSGDALMTIINDILDFSKIESNNLELEEQPFDLQVCVEEALDLLAPQAAAKGIELMYQLAWHTPTLIIGDITRLRQILWNLVSNAVKFTNNGEIVVSIAVQRQIPKRIGKNPDHVYYEFQFAVTDTGIGIPGDRLHRLFKPFSQVDASMARRYGGTGLGLAISKRLSEIMGGRMWVESEAGRGSTFYFTAKLQVDPSTVESTFLYPELVGKQLILVANNNNLKKCLTWQLQTLGVDVQAVESSDAALDLLRQDPFDIAILDIDSPNINTLELTSKIRSLHKQQDLALVMLSAKSKQTLEVKEIASEFTAFVNKPVRQYQLHNTLLQIVRGSWSTRLVDGKVNIPSYSRLSASHISTIDTQVAQSSNLKILLVEDVLVNQKIALKMLDRLGYRADVANNGREALESLQRQLYDVVFMDIQMPEMDGWETTSRIRGDFSQATQPWIIAMTAHARPEDRQECLSVGMDDYVSKPIHLEALEAVLNKFVTQHYQVSQPSVPTPLPAELVLPPPPLEMNLVAAIDLSILQELQILGGSEGDRLVAELIEVYLEDTPTRIQTMKDALVQQERAKLQKAAHALRSPSVSIGAVNLGKICETLETSAKEQSWEQLSGLVNQLETEYQSAIAVLQGILTK
- a CDS encoding heme NO-binding domain-containing protein, whose product is MYGLVNKAVQDMICKYHGEDTWETIKEKADLEDIDFFIGMDCYSDDVTYRLVAAASEVLKTPPEELLMAFGEYWVTYTAEEGYGDLLDSAGDSLPQFMENLDNLHARVGLSFSQLRPPSFDCEQATDKSVELHYQSTRMGLAPMVIGLLHGLGKRFGTKVDVTQTSFKEQGANHDIFSVEYDNSHTYDK
- a CDS encoding HypC/HybG/HupF family hydrogenase formation chaperone, whose product is MCLGIPGQIVEISDVNHKLAIVNVGGVKRQVNISCIVDEQHPPEACIGDWVLVHVGFAMNRINEAEAAETLQLLQELAAAQAEVSA
- the hypF gene encoding carbamoyltransferase HypF, whose product is MATEEIRVRGTVQGVGFRPTVYRIAKACGLRGDVCNDGQGVLIRLSGSEAALAEFIVKLQQECPPLARIEEIIRTPITEELNFDDFAIAHSVTNKIKTAISPDAGICPQCQQEIFDPFSRYFRYPFTNCTHCGPRLSIIRAIPYDRCNTSMSAFAMCPQCEQEYHDIENRRFHAQPVACHICGPTAWLERADGKSVTASMFSMLDDVDAVCTLLQKGEIVAIKGLSGIHLACDATQEATVQKLRQRKNRYHKPFALMARDIDIIAQYCTISPQEQQLLRSPAAPIVLLRRKGLGIGEWGMGNGEEKLNQQPSIQNPKFKIQNSEEELTQQSSIQNPKSKIQNSIAPSVAPGQNRLGFMLPYTPLHHLILKRMNRPIVLTSGNLSDEPQCIDNGEAKEKLSKIADYFLLHNREIVNRVDDSVVRVVGEKLQIIRRARGYAPAPINLPPGFENIPQILAMGSELKNTFCLLREGQAILSQHLGDLENAAAFDAYQDTLNLYLNLFEHQPEVIAIDKHPEYLSTKLGKELAAANHLPIYPIQHHHAHIAACMAENGLPLDASPVLGIALDGLGYGEDGTLWGGEFLLADYRKFQRLAAFKPIAMIGGAQAIYQPWRNTYAHLIAADSWENLTKNYGDLEILKFLEEKPLKVLNQLIEKGINSPQASSAGRLFDAVAAAIGICREECSYEGQAAIAMEALIDEHSLNHPKENPNYPFNFSFFDNIYCIDPSPMWSSLLTDLQNQISQGMIATKFHQSLAKAIAQMVKYLTQEHVINQVVLTGGVFQNCILLEQVTRDLQTSGIKVLTHSLVPANDGGISLGQAVIASAQLSA